The Fictibacillus phosphorivorans genomic sequence AACCGTGTTCTCTATGTTCGGCGAAGGAGGATTGGAGCGGGTAGATACGATGCTTGCTTTAGTAGAAGGAGGACTGAGCTTAGTCCTTACATTAATCTTCTTACAAAGCATACCGCTTTTAACGAATAAAAAGATTCCACAATCGTTAAAAAACGAAGAGATTGTTTGCTTGATGATCCTTCTAGCTTCTGTCATGACCGGCACGATCGGTTGGCAGATCAATGATGTAGCGGTAGAACATGTTGTTTCACGTTACTTAGTATTGTTGTTTGCTTTTGTGGGAGGAGCTGCGATCGGTTCTACAGTGGGTGTTGTGACAGGTCTGATCCTCAGCCTCGCGCAAGTAGCAAGCCTTTCTCAAATGAGCTTATTAGCTTTCTCTGGACTGCTCGGTGGTCTTTTAAAAGAGGGTAAACGATTCGGTGTAAGTCTCGGGCTCATCATCGGAACCGTTATGATCGGTTTATATGGTGAGGGTAGATCGGAAATTACATCTACCTTGATGGAATCAGGGTTTGCTGTTCTACTCTTCCTTCTAACGCCAAAAACTGCAATCAGCAACATTTCAAAATATGTACCAGGTACAAGAGAGCATTCGATGCATCAGCAGCAATATCTGAAAAAAATTCGCGACGTGACCGCGAGTCGCGTTGAACGATTCTCAAGTCTCTTCCAAGCCCTATCTCATTCGTTTCAATCGGTCGGTTCAACTCTAAATGAAGAAGAGAGCACACGTGAAGTAGATCTTTTCTTAAGCAACATTACAGAAAAAACGTGCCAGACTTGTTTTAAGAAAGAACAGTGTTGGGCGCAGAACTTCACAACAACTTACGACCTGATGACTAGGCTGATGGTCGAGCAAGAAGATTATAGTGATATTAAGGATCGAAAATTAAAACGAGAATGGGAAAAGCATTGCATCAAGCCTGAAAAGATAACAGATCTTATGAATAAAGAACTAACGCAATATCGAGCTTCTCAAAAATTGAAGATACAAGTGCAAGAAAGCCGTCGTTTAGTAGCTGACCAATTGATGGGTGTTTCACAAGTGATGGGCGATTTTGCAAAAGAGATACAACGGGAACAAGAGAACCATCAAATTCAAGAAGAGCAGATCAAAGACTCTCTTGCTCAAGCAGGAATCGATGTTGGTCACGTTGATATTTACAGTCTAGAAACGTCCAACGTGGATATTGAAATGACGATTCCTTCTTGCAACGGTTCAGGAATCGCTGAGAAGCTGATCGCGCCGATCTTATCCGACATATTGGAAGAGACGATTCTCGTGACACATGAAGATTGTGCGAACTATCCGAGTGGCTTCTGTCATCTCTCTTTTCATTCAGCACGAGAGTATGTGGTTGAAACAGGAATTGCCTCAGCAGCTAAAGGAGGAGCATGGCTTTCGGGGGATAGCCATTCGACGATAGAGATTGGTGCTGGAAAGTTTGCTGTTGCGATTGCAGATGGAATGGGTAACGGAGAACGAGCGTTCATCGAGAGCAATGAAACGCTTCAGCTTCTGCAAAAAATTCTTCAGTCTGGCATTGAAGAAGAAGTGGCGATTAAATCCGTTAACTCTGTGCTCTCGTTACGTACAACAGATGAAATTTTTTCTACGCTAGACCTTGCGATGATCGATCTGCAAGATGCATCTGCTAAGTTCTTAAAGATTGGTTCAACACCAAGTTTTATTAAACGAGGAGACCAGATCAAAACGGTAGAAGCAAGCAATCTTCCGATGGGGATCATTCGAGATTTTGATGTGGACGTTGTTGATGAACAGCTGAAAGCAGGAGATATCCTCATCATGATGAGTGATGGAATCTATGAAGCTCCACGCCATATCGAAAATATCGATGCGTGGCTAAAGCGTAAGATCAGAGAGATTGATACAGAAGATCCGCAAGAGATAGCCGATCTGATCATGGAAGAAGTGATTCGTTCAGGAAATAACGGAATCGAGGATGATATGACGGTCGCTGTAACAAAGATCGAAAAGAACATTCCTAAGTGGGCAACTGTTCCTCAATATCCGAAAGTCGCGATCAACCGAAAGAAAGCTCAATAGTTTATAAGAATAAGAGGCCGTTCTTTGTGTAAAAAAGAGCGGTCTTTTTTGTTTGTATTCCCTCGCTGTTGCGAGTGGACAGTATTTTTTCATAAGTGGACAGTATTCCAGCTCCGACTTCATTTTGTGATTATGTTTCGCCTGTCTTATTTGAGTATAAACCATCCCAATCTTGACGAAGATGGTAATAGTTAAAATTCGTACTTGAGAGGGGTTAGCGTTATGCGAAACAAAGGAACGCTGCGTCAAATTTTGCTGATTACAGATGGGTGCTCGAACCAAGGTGAAGATCCGATCGCGATGGCGGCACTTGCTAACGAACAAGGAATAGCTGTAAACGTCATAGGCGTACTGAATGAGAATGCACCTGAGTATCATAGACAAGGTTTAAAAGAAGTGGAAGAGATCGCGATGGCCGGTGGTGGTATAAGTCAGGTTGTTTATACGAAACAACTCGCACAAACGGTGAAGATGGTCACTCAAAAAGCAATGGCCCAAACGATAAAAGGCGTGGTTAATGCTGAGCTGCAACAGATACTCGGCAGTCAGTCTTCTATGGAAGATCTTCCGCCCGACAAACGAGGAGAAGTGATTGAAGTTGTCGATGAGATGGGAGAGACCATGAATCTTGAGATCTTAGTGTTAATTGACGCTTCAGGATCCATGGAAGACAAAATGTTAACGGTTCAAGAGTCTCTGCTTGATCTATCCATCTCGTTGAACTCGAGAATTGGAGATAACGAGTTTGCACTCTATGTTTTTCCGGGCAAGAGAACAGAGGCAGAAGAACTTTTAAGCTGGTCTTCTAAACTCGAATCAATCGGCAAAACATTTTCAAAGATATCACTTGGCGGGATCACACCTACAGGTCCTGCAATAAAAGAGGCTATTGCGGCTTTTGGTCGTAAACGATCGTCAAAAAGGAGATTCTTGTCCGATGATGCCCCAGGATATTCGAACGAGTCCGGTATGTAACTTAGTCGTTGGCAATGAAATACGCGGTAAGTGGAATCATTCCAGATATCGGATTCGGCGCCGTTTAGGATATGGAGCAACAGGTGCTGTCTATCTGGCTGATTCGGATCGAGGAGTGGTCGCACTTAAGATCGGACATGATCAGATGTCGATCACATCTGAAGTCAATGTGCTGAAGCGTTTTTCTAAGGTCCAGGGGAAAGTCCTTGGACCTTCTTTAATCGATGTGGATGACTGGGTGACGCAAACTGCCACATATCCTTTTTATGCGATGGAATATTTAAAAGGAGAGACGCTCTTTGACTTTATGAAGACGAAATCTCCGGAATGGGCTGGAATCTTGCTTGTCCAGTTGCTTACCGACCTTCATACACTTCATCAGGCAGGGTGGGCGTTCGGTGATTTAAAGCCAGATAACCTTCTTGTAATGGGTCCTCCATATCGAATACGTTGGATCGATGTTGGAGGAACGACTGTGATGGACAGATCGATCAAGGAATATACCGAATTTTATGACCGAGGCTATTGGGGTAAAGGAACGAGAAAGGCCGAGCCATCGTATGATCTGTTTTCAGCAGGGATGGTGATGGTGAATCTTGCTTATCCATCTCGTTTCACGAAACAAGGAGATCCTGATAAACAGTTTCAATCTAAGATAATTGGTAGCCCGATGCTTAAGCCGTACGCTCCTATCTTACAAAAAGCATGGAACGGCAAATATCGAAATGCAGAAGAGATGAGAAACGAGCTCGTCCTTTTATTGAACGCTAACGATCGAGCAAGATCCCCTCAAACACAGAGGAATTCAACACAAAAACCAGCATCAAGACAAGCGCAAAAGAAAAAGAAAAGCAGCTTTATCGTAGAAACATTTTTAGTCTTCACTTTTGTTTTCGTTGTGTACTTTTTTTACATGCTCGGTCAAACGATGTAAATAGTGTTCGTTCCTGCAATTCTTTGTTATGATTTTAAAAGGCATTTTCGTAGAACTTCGTTGTTCTTGGAAGTGGTTGCTTTCCGTCACAGGTTGCTCGCTTTCCGGGGGGAGTGCGTCGAGCTTCTTAGCGCTATGCGCTGTTAAGAGTCTCACACCTTGCACTTCAATCAACTTGTCATTGAAGAAATCAAAAGACTAACTTATTTACATTCAGCCTATTCTTTTGGGTTAACAAGTCCAACGAAAACAAGCCTACTATTAAACGAAAAATGAAGGAGCGGTTCACGTTGCAGGAAGTGGAGAATTTTATTAAAAGACACCAGCTTCTTTCAGCCGCCCAAACTGTAGTGATCGGTGTTTCCGGAGGACCAGATTCTTTAGCGTTGCTGCATTTTTTGTGGAAAAGGTCTTCTTATTACAAAATTAAGATTGTTGCCGCCTCATTCGACCATCGTTTAAGGGGCGACGAGTCGGCATCAGAACTTGCATTTGTTAAGAACTTTTGTGACGATCGGGATATTGTTTTTGAAGGGGATCGTGCAGATGTTGCAAGTTATCAAGCAGAACATAACTTGTCTCTACAAACCGCTGCTAGAATCTGCCGGTATAATTTCTTTGAAAATGTAATGAAAAAACATCGTGCAGAGAGGCTCGCGTTGGCGCATCATGGGGATGATCAAGTGGAAACGATGCTCATGAGAATGACGAGGGGAAGTGAAGGGTTTAGTTCTGCCGGCATTCCGGTTAAACGACCTTTTGCTACCGGAAAAATAATTCGTCCTTTTTTAGGAATAACAAAAGACCAAATCGAGCATTATTGTAAAGTAGAAAACCTATTTCCCGTTTATGATTCAAGCAATGAAAGTGATAAATATGTTCGAAATCGCTTCAGAAAAAAAATTCTGCCTTTTTTAAAACAAGAAAACCCTAACGTACATGAAAGATTTCAGTATTTAAGTGAAACTATCTCCGAAGATGAAACGTATATATTGAAACTGGCTGAAATAGAGTTAGAAAAGGTTTTAATCAGGCGAACAGAGGGGAAAATAGAGTTATCTGTAT encodes the following:
- the spoIIE gene encoding stage II sporulation protein E; this encodes MWQKVEQEVLEPIRGMVWVEKSQQAVTKTSKRWLQILNQSIFNWRMLLFGIGFLLGRAMILAEMSPFALPFVASVFVLRKERTGIAVFAILAGAMSHQPMNALFFISALLVYASLQKGADLFIKNRMQSLPLLVFGSSLITRTVFSMFGEGGLERVDTMLALVEGGLSLVLTLIFLQSIPLLTNKKIPQSLKNEEIVCLMILLASVMTGTIGWQINDVAVEHVVSRYLVLLFAFVGGAAIGSTVGVVTGLILSLAQVASLSQMSLLAFSGLLGGLLKEGKRFGVSLGLIIGTVMIGLYGEGRSEITSTLMESGFAVLLFLLTPKTAISNISKYVPGTREHSMHQQQYLKKIRDVTASRVERFSSLFQALSHSFQSVGSTLNEEESTREVDLFLSNITEKTCQTCFKKEQCWAQNFTTTYDLMTRLMVEQEDYSDIKDRKLKREWEKHCIKPEKITDLMNKELTQYRASQKLKIQVQESRRLVADQLMGVSQVMGDFAKEIQREQENHQIQEEQIKDSLAQAGIDVGHVDIYSLETSNVDIEMTIPSCNGSGIAEKLIAPILSDILEETILVTHEDCANYPSGFCHLSFHSAREYVVETGIASAAKGGAWLSGDSHSTIEIGAGKFAVAIADGMGNGERAFIESNETLQLLQKILQSGIEEEVAIKSVNSVLSLRTTDEIFSTLDLAMIDLQDASAKFLKIGSTPSFIKRGDQIKTVEASNLPMGIIRDFDVDVVDEQLKAGDILIMMSDGIYEAPRHIENIDAWLKRKIREIDTEDPQEIADLIMEEVIRSGNNGIEDDMTVAVTKIEKNIPKWATVPQYPKVAINRKKAQ
- a CDS encoding vWA domain-containing protein is translated as MRNKGTLRQILLITDGCSNQGEDPIAMAALANEQGIAVNVIGVLNENAPEYHRQGLKEVEEIAMAGGGISQVVYTKQLAQTVKMVTQKAMAQTIKGVVNAELQQILGSQSSMEDLPPDKRGEVIEVVDEMGETMNLEILVLIDASGSMEDKMLTVQESLLDLSISLNSRIGDNEFALYVFPGKRTEAEELLSWSSKLESIGKTFSKISLGGITPTGPAIKEAIAAFGRKRSSKRRFLSDDAPGYSNESGM
- a CDS encoding serine/threonine protein kinase: MMPQDIRTSPVCNLVVGNEIRGKWNHSRYRIRRRLGYGATGAVYLADSDRGVVALKIGHDQMSITSEVNVLKRFSKVQGKVLGPSLIDVDDWVTQTATYPFYAMEYLKGETLFDFMKTKSPEWAGILLVQLLTDLHTLHQAGWAFGDLKPDNLLVMGPPYRIRWIDVGGTTVMDRSIKEYTEFYDRGYWGKGTRKAEPSYDLFSAGMVMVNLAYPSRFTKQGDPDKQFQSKIIGSPMLKPYAPILQKAWNGKYRNAEEMRNELVLLLNANDRARSPQTQRNSTQKPASRQAQKKKKSSFIVETFLVFTFVFVVYFFYMLGQTM
- the tilS gene encoding tRNA lysidine(34) synthetase TilS; translation: MENFIKRHQLLSAAQTVVIGVSGGPDSLALLHFLWKRSSYYKIKIVAASFDHRLRGDESASELAFVKNFCDDRDIVFEGDRADVASYQAEHNLSLQTAARICRYNFFENVMKKHRAERLALAHHGDDQVETMLMRMTRGSEGFSSAGIPVKRPFATGKIIRPFLGITKDQIEHYCKVENLFPVYDSSNESDKYVRNRFRKKILPFLKQENPNVHERFQYLSETISEDETYILKLAEIELEKVLIRRTEGKIELSVSAFNKMPIPLQKRGITLILNYLYKINPSSLSSVHKENFLSLLGSEHPSGMLHFPSGLVVSRTYDRCLLSFEHIVKNEERSYDFSLELPGYVELPNGRITAEITDCEPALQRGKDVFVFSMKEVDLPLRVRTRKPGDRMAIAGVGSRKLKDIFIDAKVPQEERNVWPVVVDANGKIIWLPGLKHVRRHQIHPSELWVILRFHKKSP